The Pedobacter roseus genome contains a region encoding:
- a CDS encoding porin family protein encodes MKSIKYIYSSLFFLAAGLMTAQAQDKKPEEKGVVNEEIEVVRPYKPILAEAVKLRRSPNLDDVKTYKAKLNYSILDRKLELNSDIQKLQAQALAEEKASILVNNYVKGAFGSLATLLGEAYFNTGKDEGLQLGGYFKHFSQEGKLNKQNSSNQQLSVFGRSILDQNTVSGKISFERNGTYFYGIDDSRPTLNPNPDKQALTTIELEGELVKNFTEDEDAFSYALKANGYIWNDKFSAKENYLSLNGYVNKRINSLNLGLAASTEFGNSKDALTSVGNNLLRLNPYIRLQVKGAKITAGINFVQEFGAVSSSKIFPAITADFTLIPDYLQVFGEVKGDVNRNSLKSFTDENPWLNSNAVIKNTVEKLSFSAGIKGTGGPGFGYKARVYVKQFDDMPLFVNNFTDFNKFDVIYDFGKTKLTGLEGEISIQVSDALKWTGKLNLDDWKPASETYSWFKPGLKVSSNFVYTYNKKLSFNAAVVIQDDVKAKVYTGAPVPASQYVIPNTNIELIETVKGYVDLGLGTEYRINNKFSVFAKANNILNKNYSRYLYYQANGFNIFGGLTYSF; translated from the coding sequence ATGAAATCGATTAAATATATATATAGTTCACTGTTTTTTTTAGCTGCTGGATTAATGACTGCGCAGGCGCAGGATAAAAAGCCTGAAGAAAAAGGCGTGGTTAACGAAGAGATCGAAGTGGTACGCCCATATAAACCAATTTTAGCTGAGGCGGTGAAGTTGAGAAGAAGTCCGAACCTGGATGACGTTAAAACCTATAAAGCAAAACTGAACTATAGCATTTTGGATAGAAAATTAGAGCTGAACAGCGATATCCAAAAATTACAGGCCCAGGCCCTTGCCGAAGAAAAAGCAAGCATTTTGGTAAACAACTATGTTAAAGGTGCATTTGGTTCGTTAGCAACACTTTTAGGCGAAGCTTATTTTAACACCGGAAAGGACGAAGGTTTACAGCTTGGTGGATATTTTAAACACTTTAGTCAGGAAGGAAAGCTGAACAAACAGAACAGCAGTAACCAGCAGTTAAGCGTTTTTGGCAGAAGCATTTTAGATCAGAATACTGTTAGCGGTAAAATTAGTTTTGAGCGTAACGGTACTTATTTTTATGGCATAGACGATAGCAGACCAACGCTAAATCCAAATCCAGACAAACAGGCCTTAACCACCATCGAACTGGAAGGCGAACTGGTAAAAAACTTTACCGAAGATGAAGATGCGTTCAGCTATGCTTTAAAAGCCAATGGCTACATCTGGAACGATAAATTTAGCGCCAAAGAAAATTACCTGAGTTTAAATGGTTATGTAAACAAACGCATTAATTCGTTAAACCTGGGTTTAGCCGCATCAACCGAATTCGGCAATAGTAAAGATGCTTTAACCAGCGTTGGCAATAACCTTTTGCGTTTAAACCCTTATATCCGTTTACAGGTTAAAGGGGCTAAAATTACAGCAGGTATTAATTTTGTACAGGAATTTGGTGCAGTAAGCAGCTCTAAAATATTCCCTGCGATTACTGCCGATTTCACCCTGATCCCTGATTATTTACAGGTTTTTGGTGAAGTTAAAGGTGATGTGAACAGAAACTCGTTAAAAAGCTTTACGGATGAAAACCCGTGGTTAAATAGCAATGCAGTGATTAAAAACACCGTAGAAAAATTAAGCTTCAGTGCAGGTATCAAAGGCACCGGCGGTCCGGGTTTTGGCTATAAAGCGCGTGTATATGTTAAACAGTTTGATGATATGCCATTGTTCGTAAACAATTTTACTGACTTTAATAAGTTTGACGTGATCTACGATTTCGGTAAAACGAAATTAACCGGTTTAGAAGGTGAAATCTCTATACAGGTAAGTGATGCTTTAAAGTGGACGGGTAAATTAAACCTTGATGACTGGAAACCTGCTTCTGAAACTTACTCTTGGTTTAAACCGGGTTTAAAAGTAAGTTCGAACTTTGTGTACACCTACAACAAAAAACTAAGTTTTAATGCAGCTGTAGTAATACAGGATGATGTAAAAGCAAAAGTATATACAGGTGCTCCTGTCCCTGCTTCACAATATGTAATTCCCAACACCAACATAGAGCTTATTGAAACAGTTAAAGGATATGTAGATTTAGGCCTCGGTACAGAATATAGGATCAACAATAAATTCTCTGTTTTTGCCAAAGCAAATAATATCTTAAATAAAAATTACAGTAGATACTTGTATTACCAGGCAAATGGATTTAATATTTTCGGTGGATTGACTTATTCTTTTTAG
- a CDS encoding SusD/RagB family nutrient-binding outer membrane lipoprotein: MVRKGFYVLGLFLVMLLGGCSKAKLDEINTDPTKLTENNYDPNSLLAQAQLKYANLGYYQLLYQSTMMQLLASTYYYYNNGDKYINVGSFTDYQGRIFDEGYMDASYIREMQRLARLKDPVAYQNLIAIGDIMFVLILQRITDTYGDVPYSQAVKAMEGIKYPVYDRQEDIYTAMLNDLDAATQQLDAEKPLPTADLFYKGDINKWKKFGYSLMLRVAMRLTKANPEKARVWAEKAAGKTFQSINDNAILLTDASSFSSQNGTSLALRTYSDYLEVRWSKTLIDQLKNTNDPRLGIIGEIPKDGLAKNADQNLTGNSDANVQLGMPNGYDLQGGSTDISRSPEYPGGTGSGSDFAPLGKYSRPRTGMYLKLGGPIFILSYAEIEFLLAEAKVRGWNVEGTAKLHYSNGLTGAIQSLAQLDPLAAVEANKIIDFVNQNPLDETSTENSLNAINTQYWVTTGTDFNFIEAWLNWKRSGYPKLVPVNYKGNVTNGTIPRRLIYLSTEILNNPQNYKDAVARIVGGDVLTARVWWDK; this comes from the coding sequence ATGGTGAGGAAGGGTTTTTATGTTTTGGGTTTATTCTTAGTGATGTTGTTAGGCGGTTGTTCAAAGGCAAAGCTCGATGAAATTAATACCGACCCGACCAAACTTACCGAAAACAATTACGATCCCAACAGTTTGCTGGCGCAGGCGCAGTTAAAATATGCTAATTTGGGTTATTATCAGCTATTGTACCAAAGTACCATGATGCAATTGCTGGCCTCAACCTATTATTATTATAACAATGGCGATAAATACATCAATGTTGGCAGTTTTACCGATTATCAGGGACGTATTTTTGACGAAGGTTATATGGATGCTTCCTACATCAGGGAAATGCAGCGTTTGGCCAGGTTAAAAGATCCTGTTGCTTATCAAAACCTGATTGCAATAGGCGATATCATGTTCGTGCTGATTTTGCAACGGATTACCGATACTTACGGCGATGTGCCCTACAGCCAGGCTGTTAAAGCCATGGAAGGCATTAAATATCCGGTTTACGATCGTCAGGAAGATATTTATACTGCGATGCTGAATGATCTTGATGCGGCCACGCAACAACTGGATGCAGAGAAACCATTGCCAACTGCCGATCTTTTTTATAAAGGCGACATTAACAAATGGAAAAAGTTTGGCTACTCTTTAATGTTAAGGGTGGCCATGCGTTTGACCAAAGCTAACCCTGAAAAGGCCAGAGTGTGGGCAGAGAAAGCTGCCGGTAAGACTTTTCAAAGCATCAATGATAATGCAATACTGTTAACCGATGCTTCTTCTTTTAGCAGTCAGAATGGTACTTCGTTGGCCTTACGCACCTATTCTGATTACCTGGAAGTGCGCTGGAGCAAAACTTTGATCGATCAGCTTAAAAATACCAACGATCCAAGGCTGGGTATTATCGGTGAAATACCGAAAGATGGACTGGCAAAAAATGCAGATCAGAACCTGACGGGAAATAGCGATGCCAATGTTCAATTGGGCATGCCAAATGGGTATGACCTGCAAGGGGGAAGTACCGATATCAGCCGTTCGCCAGAATACCCGGGTGGTACGGGCAGCGGAAGTGATTTTGCACCATTGGGTAAATACTCGAGGCCACGCACCGGAATGTACCTGAAATTGGGTGGGCCGATTTTTATCCTGAGTTATGCCGAAATTGAATTTCTACTAGCCGAAGCCAAGGTAAGGGGTTGGAATGTGGAAGGAACTGCAAAGCTGCATTATAGCAACGGACTAACAGGAGCCATCCAATCTTTAGCACAATTGGATCCCCTGGCTGCGGTTGAAGCCAATAAAATTATTGACTTTGTAAATCAAAACCCACTTGACGAGACGAGTACGGAAAATTCGTTAAATGCCATCAATACGCAATATTGGGTAACCACTGGAACCGATTTTAATTTTATTGAGGCTTGGTTAAACTGGAAAAGAAGCGGTTACCCTAAACTTGTACCTGTAAATTATAAGGGCAATGTAACCAATGGCACCATACCAAGGCGCCTGATTTACCTCTCTACAGAAATCCTGAACAACCCGCAAAATTATAAAGATGCGGTGGCCAGGATAGTTGGCGGGGATGTGCTTACGGCGAGGGTGTGGTGGGATAAGTGA
- a CDS encoding SusC/RagA family TonB-linked outer membrane protein, producing the protein MNFVQRIILLIGLIFPLCASAQTKVTLNFNDASFEKIIEAIQNQTVYRFAYSESKIPTHHVSVKVEEVEAIKVIEQLLLNTGFTYSVLPNNLIVIRKNTEGKLNADSVRFLKEVVITALGIEKDNEKVGYALTTIKGSSIAKARESNMIMALQGRVAGLNITGVNGGPGSAARVLIRGVSSMTAASPLFIVNGVPIDNSIRGSANEYGGADYGDGISNINPDDIETITILKGSAASALYGARAANGVILINLKGGGENTNAKLEYNTNLSLDLPVNSTDFQYTYGQGAQNKRPTDQYNAISTSLLSWGEMMDGKPSVQVDGSMRPYLPVRNNIQNFYRTAPAFINTLSLVGGNNRNNYRISASNLDYSSLLINSALNRKTFNFYGTVALSKKLSLSLTGNYIYEKNKNKSYLSDGPLNANYGISALATSLDQSILAPGFDAETGFESRWNADEYKTNPYFLMNKQADYATRNRYITSAVLKYQLASWASLQGRIGYDSSKDEVVSILPTGTAFSINRQGGINAYNQNHTSELNSDILFSATHDLSDKLSFELSLGANYRNRRGTNEKLVGSQFKIPYLYVPENLITSTKTLGISRIVTESAYYTADLSYNRFMNFSVTGRYDIYSTLPAHNRGIFVPGVSGSFIFSDLLKIKGLDFGKLRLDFAKTSGEPIVPYTTQIYYTVDNQVNGVPVGGFSGDLPNYNLKPFTLNEIEAGLDLKFFNNRLDIDFTYFNRLTHNEIINAKQSVTTGFTSAYVNLGETRNAGIELALGYTPILTKNAKWQVNLNMTKVKNTLLSIDGNSNYTLTGTYRPLNANTALVVGKPITQIMAYDYLRDANGNVVIGSDGIPKRGNFIPMGSTIPNLYGGITNSFNYKQFSFSFLIDYRFGNKILSATAYYSYVQGLNKATLVGRETGIVADGVLENGQKNTINVPAYAYYPELATNISALSVLNGSFIKLRQATLGYNFNPRYLKRTPFSSVAIDLVARNLFTLLKYSENIDPESQFSPTLGYAGIEGASLPAARTFGINFNFKFK; encoded by the coding sequence ATGAATTTTGTGCAGCGGATCATATTGTTAATTGGATTAATTTTTCCGCTGTGTGCTTCTGCGCAAACCAAAGTTACCCTGAATTTTAACGATGCCAGTTTCGAAAAGATAATTGAAGCGATACAGAACCAAACTGTTTACCGTTTTGCCTACAGCGAATCCAAAATTCCAACACATCACGTATCCGTTAAGGTAGAAGAAGTGGAAGCTATAAAAGTTATTGAACAGTTACTGCTCAATACAGGTTTTACCTATTCAGTACTTCCTAATAATTTAATCGTGATCAGAAAAAATACGGAAGGAAAATTGAATGCAGATAGTGTCCGTTTTTTAAAGGAAGTAGTTATTACAGCGTTGGGAATTGAAAAAGACAATGAAAAAGTGGGTTACGCTTTAACCACCATCAAAGGGTCTTCCATTGCCAAAGCCAGGGAAAGTAATATGATTATGGCTTTACAAGGCAGGGTAGCCGGGCTTAATATTACGGGTGTAAACGGTGGACCAGGCTCTGCCGCACGTGTACTGATCCGCGGGGTTTCGAGCATGACAGCGGCTTCACCTTTATTTATTGTAAATGGCGTACCTATTGATAACAGCATCAGGGGCAGTGCAAACGAATATGGCGGGGCTGATTATGGCGACGGCATCAGCAACATTAACCCAGATGATATTGAAACCATCACGATATTAAAAGGTTCGGCTGCTTCTGCTTTATATGGTGCAAGGGCAGCTAATGGCGTAATCCTCATTAACCTGAAAGGAGGTGGAGAAAATACCAATGCTAAACTGGAATACAATACCAATCTATCTTTAGATCTCCCTGTAAATTCTACCGATTTTCAGTATACCTATGGCCAGGGTGCGCAGAATAAACGGCCTACTGATCAGTACAATGCCATTTCTACCAGTTTATTGAGCTGGGGAGAAATGATGGACGGGAAGCCGAGCGTTCAGGTTGATGGTTCTATGCGTCCATATTTGCCGGTTAGAAACAATATCCAGAATTTTTACCGTACTGCGCCTGCTTTTATCAATACCTTATCGCTTGTGGGTGGAAATAACCGGAATAATTACCGCATTTCAGCTTCTAATTTAGATTATAGTTCGCTGCTGATTAACAGTGCTTTAAACCGTAAAACATTTAATTTTTATGGGACGGTAGCTTTAAGCAAAAAGCTCTCGCTTAGCCTCACCGGAAATTACATTTACGAAAAAAATAAGAACAAAAGTTATTTAAGTGATGGTCCTTTAAATGCCAATTATGGGATTTCTGCACTGGCTACCAGCTTAGATCAATCTATTTTAGCGCCGGGTTTTGATGCTGAAACAGGTTTTGAAAGCCGTTGGAATGCCGACGAATATAAAACCAATCCTTATTTTTTAATGAACAAACAGGCTGATTATGCCACCAGGAACCGTTATATCACTTCGGCGGTATTAAAATATCAGCTGGCCAGCTGGGCATCACTTCAGGGCAGGATTGGCTACGATTCCAGTAAAGATGAAGTGGTGAGTATTTTGCCTACCGGAACGGCTTTCTCGATCAACAGACAGGGTGGCATAAATGCGTACAATCAAAATCATACTTCCGAACTGAACAGTGATATTTTATTCAGCGCCACACACGACCTCAGCGATAAACTAAGCTTCGAACTTTCTTTGGGTGCAAATTACCGCAATAGAAGGGGTACAAATGAGAAATTAGTCGGTTCACAATTTAAGATTCCTTATCTGTACGTTCCGGAAAACCTCATCACCAGTACAAAAACACTGGGCATATCGAGAATTGTAACCGAATCTGCTTATTACACTGCTGATCTCAGTTATAATCGTTTTATGAATTTTTCTGTTACAGGCCGTTATGATATCTATTCAACTTTACCCGCCCATAACCGTGGCATATTTGTACCCGGGGTATCAGGCAGTTTTATATTTTCGGATCTTTTAAAAATAAAAGGGCTCGATTTTGGTAAATTAAGACTCGATTTTGCTAAAACAAGCGGTGAACCCATTGTGCCTTACACCACGCAGATTTATTACACGGTAGATAATCAGGTAAACGGTGTTCCGGTAGGTGGTTTTTCAGGCGATCTGCCCAATTACAACCTAAAGCCTTTTACTTTGAACGAAATAGAGGCTGGTCTTGATCTTAAATTTTTTAATAACCGCCTGGATATCGATTTTACCTATTTTAACCGCCTTACCCACAACGAAATTATCAATGCCAAACAATCGGTTACCACAGGTTTTACCTCCGCTTATGTTAACCTTGGCGAAACCCGGAACGCAGGTATCGAGCTGGCTTTGGGTTATACGCCGATCCTCACCAAAAATGCAAAGTGGCAGGTCAACCTAAACATGACCAAGGTGAAAAATACACTGCTTTCAATCGATGGCAACAGCAATTATACATTAACGGGTACCTACCGACCTTTAAACGCCAATACAGCGCTCGTAGTGGGAAAGCCGATTACGCAGATTATGGCTTACGATTATTTACGCGATGCCAATGGAAATGTGGTTATCGGTTCGGATGGCATACCTAAAAGGGGAAACTTTATCCCCATGGGCAGTACGATCCCAAATTTATATGGCGGGATCACTAACAGTTTTAACTACAAACAATTTAGTTTTTCTTTTTTGATTGATTACCGTTTTGGCAATAAAATCTTATCCGCAACTGCTTATTACAGTTATGTGCAGGGCTTAAACAAAGCTACTTTGGTAGGCAGGGAAACGGGTATTGTAGCTGATGGCGTGCTGGAAAACGGGCAAAAAAATACGATAAATGTACCTGCTTATGCCTATTATCCCGAACTGGCTACCAATATTTCTGCATTATCGGTGCTTAACGGTAGTTTTATCAAATTAAGGCAGGCTACATTGGGTTATAACTTTAATCCACGTTATTTAAAAAGAACTCCTTTTAGTAGTGTAGCGATTGACCTGGTGGCGAGAAATCTGTTTACATTGCTAAAATACAGTGAAAATATAGATCCTGAATCTCAGTTTTCGCCAACTTTAGGTTATGCCGGGATAGAAGGCGCTTCATTACCAGCCGCCCGTACTTTTGGGATCAACTTTAACTTTAAATTCAAATAA
- a CDS encoding FecR family protein, with translation MTDQRFTELLGKQLAGEISPDESIELKSILADNAALKKEHDVLLTYFESETVEDENIDPVFERIKSQINIPGESNLIVRKSKSSYIWLKIAAVLAIALAAVLLYNRGNIFSTQPDLLSVQTKAAEVKTIVLADGSTVKINAGSSLKYPARFKNDTREVYLSGEAFFEVQKDAAHPFIVHTEQLAIKVLGTQFDVKAYKNDTFTETTLIRGKVSVSLENNSDQTFILKPNDKFILSNGKGSVSQLTLFNGAGADKIVETAWLNHELIFKNNRFDEVAKLFERWYGIKVNFKEPELKAIQFTGHFEKESLTEALNVLKLIENFNYSVKGKNVYIYR, from the coding sequence ATGACAGATCAAAGATTTACAGAATTGCTTGGAAAACAATTGGCCGGAGAAATTTCGCCGGATGAATCTATTGAGCTGAAATCGATTTTGGCCGATAATGCAGCGCTGAAAAAAGAACATGATGTGTTACTTACCTATTTTGAGTCTGAAACTGTTGAAGATGAAAATATAGATCCCGTTTTTGAGCGGATCAAAAGCCAGATTAATATTCCAGGAGAATCGAATTTAATCGTTCGTAAAAGTAAATCTTCTTACATCTGGCTAAAAATTGCTGCCGTTTTAGCAATTGCTTTGGCTGCGGTTCTCCTTTACAACCGGGGAAACATTTTCTCTACGCAACCTGATTTATTAAGCGTACAAACCAAAGCTGCTGAGGTTAAAACCATTGTATTGGCCGATGGCTCTACTGTAAAAATCAATGCGGGCAGCAGCTTAAAATATCCGGCCCGGTTTAAAAATGATACCAGGGAGGTTTATCTGTCGGGTGAGGCCTTTTTTGAGGTGCAAAAAGATGCGGCACATCCATTTATCGTACATACAGAACAGCTAGCAATAAAAGTGCTGGGTACTCAATTTGATGTAAAAGCCTACAAAAACGATACTTTTACCGAAACCACTTTGATCAGGGGAAAGGTATCGGTATCGCTGGAAAATAATAGCGACCAAACTTTTATTTTAAAACCGAATGATAAATTTATTTTATCTAATGGCAAAGGAAGCGTAAGTCAGCTGACGCTTTTCAACGGGGCAGGAGCAGATAAAATAGTTGAAACGGCCTGGCTTAACCATGAACTGATCTTTAAAAATAACCGTTTTGATGAAGTAGCCAAGCTTTTTGAGCGCTGGTATGGCATAAAAGTAAACTTTAAAGAACCAGAACTAAAAGCAATTCAGTTTACCGGTCATTTCGAAAAAGAAAGTCTTACCGAAGCCTTAAACGTGCTAAAACTCATCGAAAACTTCAATTATTCGGTAAAGGGCAAAAATGTGTATATCTACCGTTAG
- a CDS encoding RNA polymerase sigma-70 factor: protein MKAVKPDLVVLWKKICLEDDITSFEQLYRFLYGRLLKFSIYYVTDRQAAEDIVTEVFVKCWENRKESTHVLNPESYFFIAVKNQSLKYLKKNSSVTFIDLVDTEDDVSVNMQTPEYIIETKELHRQLDLAIAGLAPQAATVFRLIKESGMKYKEVAELLNISPRTVQTQLFRAIAKLRIVLQPLKDSGTDEKKLGKMISLVILVGTLSFLYFL from the coding sequence TTGAAAGCAGTCAAGCCAGATCTAGTCGTTTTATGGAAGAAGATTTGTCTCGAAGATGATATAACGTCCTTTGAGCAGCTTTATCGCTTTCTGTATGGCAGGCTGCTTAAATTTTCCATTTATTATGTAACCGACAGGCAGGCTGCGGAAGATATTGTTACTGAAGTATTTGTTAAATGTTGGGAAAACCGGAAGGAAAGTACCCATGTGCTCAATCCTGAAAGCTACTTTTTTATCGCGGTAAAAAATCAATCACTTAAATACCTTAAAAAAAATTCATCGGTTACGTTTATCGATTTAGTTGATACAGAAGATGATGTTTCGGTGAATATGCAAACCCCCGAATATATTATCGAGACCAAAGAACTGCACAGGCAACTCGACCTGGCCATTGCAGGTTTGGCGCCACAGGCAGCAACGGTTTTCAGGCTGATCAAAGAAAGCGGAATGAAATATAAGGAGGTGGCCGAACTGTTGAATATTTCACCACGAACGGTGCAAACACAATTGTTCAGGGCCATCGCAAAACTGCGGATTGTGCTGCAACCTTTAAAAGACAGTGGTACAGATGAAAAAAAGCTTGGAAAAATGATCTCGCTGGTTATCTTAGTGGGAACTTTATCTTTTTTATATTTCTTGTAG
- a CDS encoding ROK family protein — MNKINYVLGIDIGGSHITAAVIDMQQRNILKKSFTRERVDSHGATQQIIKTWADNIKAAYKKVDQEIGCLGIAMPGPFDYENGISYIAGNDKYAAFYGLNVKEMLASELQISSDQILLSNDASCFLAGEVFAGEARNYANLIGITLGTGLGSAVCAEGKITDANLWCAPFLDGIAEDYLSTRWFLKRYYELSGLNILNVRELTLLYDESPTVRKVFTEFSQNLGLFLKGFQQDNAAEAIIIGGNIANASSRFIPGVIKYLQSQGINCPIHISELNEDAALVGAAGCWAKENKEAAEKI, encoded by the coding sequence ATGAATAAAATCAATTATGTGCTGGGCATTGATATTGGGGGATCGCATATTACCGCGGCCGTAATCGATATGCAACAACGAAACATCCTTAAAAAGTCTTTTACCCGCGAACGTGTAGATTCGCATGGCGCAACCCAGCAAATTATCAAAACATGGGCCGATAACATCAAAGCGGCCTATAAAAAAGTTGACCAGGAAATTGGCTGTTTGGGCATTGCCATGCCCGGTCCTTTCGATTACGAAAATGGTATTTCTTATATTGCCGGAAACGATAAATATGCTGCATTTTATGGGCTCAACGTTAAAGAAATGTTGGCCAGCGAACTGCAGATCAGCAGCGATCAGATTTTATTGAGTAATGATGCTTCCTGTTTTTTAGCAGGCGAAGTTTTTGCGGGCGAAGCCCGTAATTACGCCAACCTCATCGGGATCACCTTAGGTACCGGTTTGGGCAGCGCGGTATGCGCAGAAGGAAAAATTACAGATGCCAATTTGTGGTGTGCCCCTTTTTTGGATGGCATAGCCGAAGATTACCTCTCTACACGATGGTTTTTAAAACGTTATTACGAGCTTAGCGGATTAAACATTTTAAATGTTCGCGAACTTACCCTGCTTTACGACGAAAGTCCAACGGTGCGAAAAGTATTTACAGAGTTTAGCCAAAACCTTGGACTTTTTTTAAAAGGTTTTCAACAGGATAATGCAGCAGAGGCGATAATAATTGGCGGTAATATTGCCAATGCTTCCAGTCGTTTTATCCCCGGAGTGATTAAATACCTTCAATCGCAAGGCATTAATTGCCCGATCCATATTTCCGAACTGAATGAAGATGCTGCCCTTGTTGGCGCTGCAGGCTGCTGGGCTAAGGAGAATAAAGAAGCAGCGGAAAAAATATAA
- a CDS encoding GntR family transcriptional regulator gives MKFSIDHKSPVPLHIQAEELLRNLIKDPEYATKFLPNEVDMAKQLAISRTTLRQALNKLVYEGLLIRKKGIGTKVAEVSVSSKASNWLSFSQEMQARGIPIKNFELHISWVFPDEKLAHFFDIATDKKVLKLERLRGKAEGAFVYFISYFHPRIGLTGDEDFKRPLYEILEKDHSIIADLSKEEISAKAADKFIASKLDVEVGSPLLFRKRYVFDQGDRPIEYNLGYYLADSFVYTVESRRDA, from the coding sequence ATGAAATTTTCAATTGATCATAAAAGCCCTGTGCCTTTACACATTCAGGCAGAAGAATTATTGCGGAACCTGATTAAAGATCCCGAATATGCCACCAAATTTCTGCCGAATGAGGTCGACATGGCTAAACAATTGGCAATATCCAGAACCACCCTTAGGCAAGCATTAAATAAACTGGTTTATGAAGGTTTGCTGATTCGCAAAAAAGGCATCGGTACCAAGGTTGCAGAAGTTTCGGTTAGCTCTAAAGCGAGTAATTGGTTAAGTTTTTCGCAAGAAATGCAGGCAAGAGGCATTCCGATCAAGAATTTCGAACTTCACATCAGCTGGGTATTCCCTGATGAGAAACTGGCCCATTTTTTTGATATCGCTACGGATAAAAAAGTATTGAAGTTAGAGCGTTTGAGGGGGAAAGCAGAAGGGGCTTTTGTTTATTTTATCTCTTATTTTCACCCGCGCATCGGGCTTACAGGCGACGAAGATTTTAAACGTCCGCTGTACGAGATTTTGGAGAAAGACCATTCCATCATTGCTGATCTATCAAAAGAAGAAATAAGCGCTAAAGCTGCCGATAAATTTATTGCTTCGAAACTGGATGTAGAAGTTGGAAGCCCTTTGCTTTTTAGAAAACGTTATGTTTTTGACCAGGGCGACCGGCCCATCGAATATAATTTGGGCTATTACCTGGCAGATAGTTTTGTTTATACGGTGGAGAGCAGGCGTGATGCGTAA